One Corynebacterium appendicis CIP 107643 DNA window includes the following coding sequences:
- a CDS encoding MetQ/NlpA family ABC transporter substrate-binding protein: MFKKIAAAVAAGSLVLGLTACGSSESNDGGDDTTIRVATSPGPYSELFQEGVAPILEEEGYTVDVQNFTDLTQADTALAEGSADLNVEQHTAWMNVFNEEKGANLTSITEVPTVPAGLYSEKHKSLDEVADGQTVGIPLDGSNKSRALHVLVDAGWITLRDDADEALLAESDIAENPHNLEIKPMDSANLSRSLPDLDWAVIPGSMSYSAKLDPNLQLFQEELRPELILVAVTTEDKKDAPWAKAVADAYRSDEFKEYFDSQNENDYWFLPDSLK, from the coding sequence ATGTTCAAGAAGATCGCGGCCGCCGTAGCAGCTGGCTCCCTCGTTCTCGGCCTCACCGCATGCGGCTCCAGCGAGAGCAACGACGGGGGCGACGACACGACCATCCGCGTCGCCACCTCCCCGGGCCCGTACTCCGAGCTCTTCCAGGAAGGCGTCGCCCCCATCCTCGAGGAAGAGGGCTACACGGTCGACGTACAGAACTTCACCGACCTCACCCAGGCCGATACAGCTCTCGCGGAGGGCTCCGCCGACCTCAACGTCGAGCAGCACACCGCGTGGATGAACGTGTTCAACGAGGAGAAGGGCGCGAACCTCACCTCCATCACCGAGGTTCCGACGGTACCGGCGGGCCTGTACTCGGAGAAGCACAAGTCCTTGGACGAGGTCGCTGACGGCCAGACTGTCGGCATCCCGCTCGACGGCTCGAATAAGTCGCGCGCACTCCACGTGCTTGTCGACGCTGGCTGGATCACCCTCCGCGACGACGCCGACGAGGCACTGCTGGCCGAATCGGACATCGCCGAGAACCCGCACAACCTCGAGATCAAGCCGATGGACTCCGCGAACCTGTCCCGCTCCCTGCCCGATCTCGACTGGGCAGTCATTCCGGGTTCGATGAGCTACTCCGCCAAGCTCGACCCGAACCTGCAGCTCTTCCAGGAGGAGCTGCGCCCTGAGCTGATCCTCGTCGCGGTCACCACCGAGGACAAGAAGGACGCTCCGTGGGCGAAGGCTGTCGCAGACGCGTATCGTTCTGACGAGTTCAAGGAGTACTTCGACTCCCAGAACGAGAACGACTACTGGTTCCTGCCCGATTCCCTGAAGTAA
- a CDS encoding rhomboid family intramembrane serine protease codes for MNRVLYGAPATATIASLCVGAFLVAAFQAHSLMDVIWSSPTGTSTVLWGPFVASEPNGLFRAVTSGFMHLDITHLAVNVLMLVVVGAAVERAVGTGPFVLAYIAGVLGGSAAVLIFDFDQPTAGASGALYAVMALLVAVAARSNADLRAPLVLVGGNLVFTLITPNVSLWGHLGGLLAGALMAAPLTSDKMRVRWGGAAAAVAVAAAATTVPLWA; via the coding sequence TTGAACCGCGTCCTCTACGGCGCCCCCGCCACGGCGACCATCGCGTCGCTGTGCGTGGGGGCGTTCCTCGTCGCGGCGTTCCAAGCACATTCGCTTATGGACGTCATCTGGTCCTCTCCGACCGGCACCTCCACCGTCTTGTGGGGCCCTTTCGTCGCGAGTGAACCCAACGGCCTGTTCCGGGCTGTGACCTCCGGGTTCATGCACCTGGACATCACCCACCTGGCGGTGAATGTGCTCATGCTCGTCGTGGTCGGTGCCGCAGTGGAGCGCGCTGTCGGGACCGGCCCGTTCGTGCTTGCCTACATCGCCGGCGTGCTCGGTGGGTCAGCGGCCGTGCTGATCTTCGACTTCGACCAGCCCACCGCCGGTGCTTCCGGTGCGCTGTACGCCGTGATGGCGCTGCTCGTCGCCGTCGCCGCCCGCAGTAACGCTGATCTGCGCGCCCCGCTCGTGCTGGTCGGCGGAAACCTGGTGTTCACCCTGATCACGCCAAATGTGAGCCTGTGGGGCCACCTCGGAGGACTCCTTGCTGGTGCTCTCATGGCTGCCCCACTCACCTCGGATAAGATGCGCGTCCGGTGGGGAGGAGCCGCGGCGGCAGTGGCGGTCGCCGCTGCGGCGACCACCGTTCCTCTCTGGGCATAA
- a CDS encoding CoA transferase, with the protein MPPKRGDDGTHYLSIKRNKTLIKLNLKDSDDLDTAYAIIGRADVPIDNFGFARRPATKSRLRVHRRPLSSSGVTHDYSPHPPCHKSLIRAYRRDGHPNPRPEDDRHRRVRVGLGTAAGSRLHRCYSNQN; encoded by the coding sequence GTGCCGCCGAAGCGCGGCGATGATGGCACCCACTACTTGTCCATCAAACGCAACAAGACTCTCATCAAGCTCAACTTGAAGGACTCGGACGACCTGGACACGGCGTACGCGATCATCGGCCGGGCAGACGTGCCGATCGACAATTTCGGGTTCGCCCGACGGCCCGCCACGAAAAGCAGGCTACGCGTTCATCGACGTCCTCTCAGCAGCAGCGGAGTCACCCACGACTACTCCCCCCATCCGCCATGCCACAAATCTCTAATTCGTGCGTACCGACGAGATGGACACCCTAATCCTCGGCCAGAAGATGACCGGCATCGGCGCGTTCGCGTAGGGCTCGGCACAGCCGCTGGATCTAGATTGCATCGTTGCTATAGCAACCAAAACTGA
- a CDS encoding peptidylprolyl isomerase: protein MTQKTQTITFHTNHGDIVVDLFGNHAPNTVEVITGLAKGTQEYSTKNASGSTEGPFYDGAIFHRIIPGFMIQGGDPTGTGTGGPGFQFADEFHPELQFDRPYLLAMANAGPGTNGSQFFITVAQTPHLNNRHTIFGEVTDEASRKVVDEIANVQTGRMDRPVEDVVINSVTVSD, encoded by the coding sequence ATGACTCAGAAGACTCAGACCATCACCTTCCACACCAACCACGGCGACATCGTCGTCGACCTGTTCGGCAACCACGCCCCGAACACCGTCGAGGTCATCACCGGCCTTGCCAAGGGCACCCAGGAGTACTCCACGAAGAACGCGTCCGGCTCGACCGAGGGCCCGTTCTACGACGGCGCGATCTTCCACCGCATCATCCCGGGCTTCATGATTCAGGGCGGCGACCCGACCGGCACTGGCACCGGCGGCCCGGGCTTCCAGTTCGCCGACGAGTTCCACCCGGAGCTCCAGTTCGACCGCCCGTACCTGCTGGCTATGGCTAACGCCGGCCCGGGCACCAACGGTTCCCAGTTCTTCATCACCGTCGCGCAGACTCCGCACCTGAACAACCGCCACACCATTTTCGGCGAGGTCACCGACGAGGCATCGCGCAAGGTCGTCGACGAGATCGCGAACGTGCAGACCGGCCGTATGGACCGCCCGGTCGAGGACGTCGTGATCAACTCCGTCACGGTGTCCGATTAA
- a CDS encoding methionine ABC transporter permease produces MNQLNSWWRDTTGSRVTPEMYIDSFGETLYMVGISLFLGALLGIPLALAFVITRPGGLKPNKVVYSVLNVVVNIIRSLPFIILLVAISPFTRVIAGTAIGTTAALVPLTLYIAPFIARLIEQSLLEVNPGITEAADSMGASLFQTIRYFLLPEAKSSIILAVTTATIGLISATAMAGTIGGGGVGDLAISYGYQQFDSIAMLTTVVLLIIIVQAIQSVGNTLARRARA; encoded by the coding sequence ATGAACCAGCTCAACTCGTGGTGGCGCGACACCACCGGCTCCCGTGTCACACCGGAGATGTACATCGACTCCTTCGGCGAGACCCTCTACATGGTGGGGATTTCCCTGTTCCTCGGCGCATTGCTGGGCATCCCGCTGGCGCTTGCCTTCGTGATCACCCGGCCGGGCGGCTTGAAGCCCAACAAGGTCGTCTACAGCGTTCTCAACGTGGTCGTGAACATCATCCGTTCGCTGCCGTTCATCATCCTGCTGGTGGCTATTTCGCCGTTCACCCGCGTGATCGCGGGAACCGCCATCGGCACCACCGCGGCGCTTGTCCCGCTGACCTTGTACATCGCCCCGTTCATCGCCCGCCTGATCGAGCAGTCCCTGCTGGAGGTCAACCCCGGCATCACCGAGGCCGCCGACTCCATGGGCGCCAGCTTGTTCCAGACCATCAGGTACTTCCTCCTGCCGGAGGCGAAGTCCTCCATCATCCTCGCCGTCACCACGGCGACGATCGGCCTCATCTCCGCCACAGCCATGGCCGGCACGATCGGCGGCGGCGGTGTCGGCGACCTGGCCATCTCCTACGGCTACCAGCAGTTCGACTCCATCGCGATGCTCACGACGGTGGTTCTCCTGATCATCATCGTCCAGGCCATCCAGTCCGTGGGCAACACGCTCGCCCGCCGCGCGCGGGCGTAG
- the metE gene encoding 5-methyltetrahydropteroyltriglutamate--homocysteine S-methyltransferase has protein sequence MSTFPKATIEGYPRIGANRELKRALESYWAGRIDAETFRSTTRALRIDTYNHLRDLGLTEDYAIPADVAYYDQVLETGLTVGLIAGGTDLDEEFALARGNDTRVPLEMTKWFDTNYHYLVPEVEAGQDITPAPERIVRLVEEAREAGHAVRPALVGPVTLLALSKPVEWSLLDKLVDAYATVFAALKDAGVEWVQVAEPALVADLSTPDAELAKYTEQAWSKLLGAENRPNVYVTTPYGSAREGLNALAKVAPEAVHVDLSPWTLDADAEYPARVAAAFDGKDTTLVAGLIDGRNVWAANLREKVEVLNKLGTADAPHVSTSTSLQHVPHTLNAEKNIPVDVAPWLSFADEKIEEITALVAGEENAPEAFGRSDRAVRTRAESTRIHNSAVTDRVAALPVGAVQRQPEFAERQEAQKELGLPQLPTTTIGSFPQTTEIRKARADHRNGELTDEQYNEALKTEIKQVIELQERLGLDVLVHGEPERNDMVQYFAELLDGFVVTENGWVQSYGSRCTRPPIVVGDVSRPEAMTTEWSAYAQSLSNKPVKGMLTGPVTILAWSFKRDDVPLSVSADQIGVALADEVADLEKTGIKVIQIDEPALRELLPLRADDRPAYLDWAVRAFRLVALEAQPTTQIHTHLCYSEFGQIIDAVAGLDADVTSIEAARSKMELLEDIDETFHAEIGPGVYDIHSPRVPSKEEMAELIKAALENVPADRLWVNPDCGLKTRGYAEVEPALANMVAARDEVTESL, from the coding sequence GTGAGTACTTTCCCCAAGGCCACGATCGAGGGCTACCCGCGCATCGGCGCGAACCGCGAGCTCAAGCGTGCGCTGGAGTCCTACTGGGCCGGCCGCATCGACGCCGAGACCTTCCGCAGCACCACCCGTGCCCTGCGGATTGACACCTACAACCACCTCCGCGACCTCGGCCTGACCGAGGACTACGCCATCCCGGCGGATGTCGCGTACTACGACCAGGTGCTCGAGACCGGCCTGACCGTCGGCCTCATCGCCGGCGGCACCGACCTCGACGAGGAATTCGCGCTCGCCCGCGGCAACGACACCCGCGTGCCGCTCGAGATGACCAAGTGGTTCGACACCAACTACCACTACCTCGTGCCCGAGGTCGAGGCCGGCCAGGACATCACCCCGGCGCCGGAACGCATCGTTCGCCTGGTCGAGGAAGCACGCGAGGCTGGCCACGCGGTCCGCCCGGCACTCGTCGGCCCGGTCACCCTGCTCGCCCTGTCCAAGCCGGTCGAGTGGTCCCTGCTGGATAAGCTTGTCGACGCTTACGCGACCGTCTTCGCCGCCCTCAAGGACGCCGGTGTGGAGTGGGTCCAGGTCGCTGAGCCGGCACTGGTCGCCGACCTGTCCACCCCGGACGCTGAGCTGGCCAAGTACACCGAGCAGGCATGGTCCAAGCTCCTGGGCGCCGAGAACCGCCCGAACGTGTACGTGACCACCCCGTACGGCTCCGCGCGCGAGGGCCTGAACGCCCTGGCTAAGGTCGCTCCGGAGGCCGTCCACGTCGACCTGTCTCCGTGGACTCTCGATGCCGATGCCGAGTACCCGGCACGCGTCGCCGCCGCCTTCGACGGCAAGGACACCACCCTGGTCGCCGGCCTCATCGACGGCCGCAACGTCTGGGCCGCCAACCTGCGCGAGAAGGTCGAGGTGCTGAACAAGCTCGGCACCGCCGACGCACCGCACGTGTCCACCTCCACCTCCCTGCAGCACGTGCCGCACACCCTGAACGCTGAGAAGAACATCCCGGTCGACGTTGCACCGTGGCTCTCCTTTGCTGATGAGAAGATCGAGGAGATCACGGCCCTCGTCGCTGGTGAGGAGAACGCACCGGAGGCCTTCGGCCGTTCCGACCGCGCCGTGCGCACCCGTGCCGAGTCCACCCGCATCCACAACTCCGCTGTCACCGACCGCGTCGCCGCACTGCCGGTGGGCGCTGTTCAGCGCCAGCCGGAATTCGCCGAGCGCCAGGAAGCTCAGAAGGAGCTCGGCCTGCCGCAGCTGCCGACCACCACGATCGGTTCCTTCCCGCAGACCACCGAGATCCGCAAGGCTCGAGCCGACCACCGCAACGGCGAACTCACCGACGAGCAGTACAACGAGGCGCTCAAGACCGAGATCAAGCAGGTCATCGAGCTGCAGGAGCGCCTCGGCCTCGACGTGCTCGTTCACGGCGAGCCGGAGCGCAACGACATGGTCCAGTACTTCGCCGAGCTTCTCGACGGCTTCGTCGTCACCGAGAACGGCTGGGTCCAGTCCTACGGCTCCCGCTGCACCCGTCCGCCGATCGTCGTCGGCGACGTCTCCCGCCCGGAGGCCATGACCACCGAGTGGTCCGCCTACGCGCAGTCCCTGTCCAACAAGCCGGTCAAGGGCATGCTCACCGGCCCGGTCACCATCCTGGCCTGGTCCTTCAAGCGTGACGACGTCCCGCTGTCCGTCTCCGCCGACCAGATCGGTGTGGCGCTGGCCGACGAGGTCGCCGACCTGGAGAAGACCGGCATCAAGGTCATCCAGATCGACGAGCCGGCTCTCCGCGAGCTCCTCCCGCTGCGTGCCGACGACCGCCCGGCCTACCTCGACTGGGCCGTCCGCGCCTTCCGCCTCGTGGCCCTGGAGGCCCAGCCGACCACGCAGATCCACACCCACCTCTGCTACTCGGAGTTCGGCCAGATCATCGACGCCGTCGCCGGCCTGGATGCCGACGTCACCTCCATCGAGGCCGCACGCTCCAAGATGGAGCTGCTCGAGGACATCGACGAGACCTTCCACGCAGAGATCGGCCCGGGTGTCTACGACATTCACTCCCCGCGCGTGCCGTCCAAGGAAGAGATGGCCGAGCTCATCAAGGCCGCCCTGGAGAACGTCCCCGCCGACCGCCTCTGGGTCAACCCGGACTGCGGCCTGAAGACGCGCGGCTACGCCGAGGTCGAACCGGCCTTGGCCAACATGGTCGCCGCCCGCGACGAGGTCACCGAAAGCCTCTAA